Genomic window (Chloroflexota bacterium):
CCTGTGAAACGATGCAGAGGAGTCGCCCATGTGCCGAAACATCCGCACCCTCTTCAACTTCGAGCCGGTGGTCACGCCGGACGAGATCCAGGCCGCTTCGCTCCAGTACGTCCGCAAGATCAGCGGCTTCACGAAGCCGTCCCGTGCCAACGAGGCTGCCTTCAACGCCGCCGTTGAGGAGATTGCGCGCATCTCCACCCAACTGCTGCTGGCGCTGGAGTCCACCGCCGCACCGAAGAACCGCGAAGAGGAAGCAGCGAAGGCGAGGGCCCGCGTGGCCGAGCGCTACGCCAACTGAGGTGCCTGCACTGATCGGCGACCAGTGAGCGAGAAACGGCCGAGCGCTCAGCTAGAAGCCCGGCCGACAACCGGGCCTGATGTACGCGCTGGGCACCAGCGAGCGTT
Coding sequences:
- a CDS encoding DUF2277 domain-containing protein, with the protein product MCRNIRTLFNFEPVVTPDEIQAASLQYVRKISGFTKPSRANEAAFNAAVEEIARISTQLLLALESTAAPKNREEEAAKARARVAERYAN